From Streptomyces sp. SAI-135:
CATGGAAGGCCATGGAACTCCCCGAGGGCTACCGCGCCGAGATCATCGAGGGAGCCATCGAGGTGTCACCGACCGGTCGCTTCACCCACGCCCAGATCGTCAATCGCCTTCGGGACGCCCTTGTGATCTTTCTGAAGGACAGCGAACACGGCGCCTGGAACGACACCAACGTCATCCATTCGCGCAAGGCGTGGATTCCGGACGGGTTCGTGGCTCCTCGCGACGCCGAACTCATCGAGGACGAGGAAGGCCTCGGCATCAAGGCCTCAGCGGTAGCGTTGGTCGTCGAGGTCGTCTCCCCCGGCACACGCAACCAGGACCGCGACCGGGTCAGGAAGCGCCGCGAGTACGCCCGCGTCGGCATCCCCGTGTACGTCCTCATCGACGACTACGACGGCCAGGGTGCCGTCACCCTCTTCACCGGGCCCCGCCCCGACAAGGCGGACTGGGAGGACATTCACCGTGTCCCCTACGGCACCGACGTCACGATCGCCGAAGGCCCCGCCAAGGGTTTCGTGATCGGGGAGGCGATCACTGGGCCCAAGCGGGGCTGACGGGGGCGGAGTTGGTTCATTGCCGCAAGCTGATCGTGTCGTTCGACAGCCTTCGCAGGGGCATGGTGTCCTGCGGGAGGGGGCCGAGGAGGCGGGTGTAGGTGCCCTGGTGGGCGGCCAGTTCGGTGTGGGTGCCGGCCTCCACCAGGCGTCCGTCGTCCACGACCAGGATCCGGTCCGCGTCCGGGGCCAGGCTCAGATCGTGGGTGATCATGATGGTCGTGCGGCCGGACATCAGCCGGCGCAGGGGCTGGACCACCTGACGGGCGGCCACCGAGTCGAGGCCGGCCGTGGGCTCGTCGAGGACGAGGACGGGCGCCGCCCTGAGCATCGCGCGGGCGATGGTGATCCGCTTGAGCTGGCCGCCGGACAGGGCCGCCGTGCCGGGGGCGATACCGGTGTCGTACCCCTCGGGGAGGGCCGTGATGAAGTCGTGGGCCGCGGCCGCGCGGGCCGCCTGTTCGATCTCCTGGTCGCTCGCGCCCGGCCGGCCCGTCGCGATGTTCTCGCGGATCGTGCCGGCCAGGATCAGCGTCTCCTGCGGGAGCAGGGCGATCTGCTCCCGCAGGAACTCCAGGCCCAGGTGCGGGAGCGGGACCCCGTCCAGGGTGATCACACCCGCTGAGGGGTCGTAGAAGCGGGTGAGGAGCTTGGACAGGGTGGACTTGCCGGCGCCGCTCGGGCCCGTGATGATCACCAGCTCGCCGGGGGCGGCCGCGAAGGACACGTCGGTGAGGGAGTCGCGGTGTGCGGTCGGGTAGCGGAAGTGCACACCGTGCAGACCGATCCAGCCGCGGACCGGCCAGGCGGGGACGGGTTCGGCCGGGTCGCCGACCGCCGGTCGCGCGTCCAGGATCTCGTTCAGGCGCTGGGCACCCGCGGTGGCGGCGGTGAGGGTCAGGCCGAGCTGCCCGAGGTTGCGCACCGGCGGGTACAGGTAGCCGATGAAGGCGGCGAAGGCGAGCAGTTGGCCCAGTGTCATCCGGTCGGCCGAGATCTCCCAGACGCCCACACCGATCACGGCGAGCACGCAGAGCGTCTCCACGACCTCGACGAACTGCTCGTACATCTCGCTGAGCCGGGCTCCGCGCACCGAGGCCCGCATCCAGGCGCGGGCCTCGCGGTCGAGGCGCCGCTCCTCGTCGCGGCGGCGGTTGTACGCCTGGGTCAGCACGACGTTGCCGAGGGACTCCGCCACGACGGAGGTGATCGCGCCGTCCGCGACCCGCTCGTCCTGTGCGGCCTCCTTGATCCGGCCGGCGAAGCGGCGGGCGGCGAACAGGAACAGGGGCGCGAGGACGAAGGTGGCGAGCGCCAGGTCCCAGCGCAGGTACAGGGCGGCGGCCGAGTAGAAGAGCGCCGAGAAGACGGCGGCGACCGTGCCGACGACGCCGGACACGACCATCTGCTCGATGGCCTCGACGTCACCGGTGAGGCGTTCGACCAGGTCGCCGTGGCGGTGCTGCTGGAAGAAGTGCGGGGGCAGGTCCTGGATGTGCCGGAAGACCTTCGCACGCAGTCGCAGCACGAATCTCTCCGCGGTCCAGGTCGCGAGCGAGTTCCCCAGGTAGCCGACGAGTGCGCCGAGCGCGGCCACGGCGAGCCAGGCGCCGGCCGGGCCCCAGAAGGCGGCGAGCGAACCGGCCTTCAGGGCGGTGTCGGTGAGTTCCGCGAACAGCAGGATCGCGGCGGTCTCGGCGAGCGCGGACACCACCACGCACACGACGATCGCCGCCAGCCACCTGCGGTCGCCGTGGGTCAGCGGCCAGAAACAGCGGAAGGCCTCGCGGACTTCCCTCATGACGACTCCCTTTCAGGTACGGCGGTCCCGGGCCGCGGGGACGGCCGAGGCGGGGCCCCGGTGCGAGACGTGCTCGCGACCGGTGACCCCGCCTCGCGGCATTCCGAGTCAGCCCTTGTGGGCGACCGGGCGGCGCTTCGGCGCGGCCTTCTTGTGCGCCTTCTTCTTCGGGCCCGGGGCGGGCTTGGCGGCCTTCTTCACGGGGACGATCTTGTGAAAGCTCATATCCGAATCCTTTTCTGTGAACGAGTTTGATTTACGTCAGTAAATTCTGTGTCAACCCTTGCCGATGACCGAACGACACTTCGGCGTGCTCTCCTTTGCGTTTGTGTCGTTCGCTTTCGACATGGAAAACGTTACGGCATTCCCGCAGCCAAAAAAGGCCATTTCGCCTTAGACCTCAATAAGACTGGATGTGCATCGCCTGAGAATCGAAAGGCTGACACAGAATTTACGGACGGACATGAAAAGGCCCCGCCGACGCCACCGCCCGGTGAGGCGGTGGGTGGTCGGCGGGGCCGGGGAGTGCTGCGTGCGGTGCGGTGCGGTCGGTGGTCCTACCGGACGATCGTGATCCGGTTCGCGGCCGGCGGCGCGATCGGGCTGCTCGCCGAGGAGTTGGCCGTCAGGTACGCCACGAGAGCGGCGAGGTCGTCGCCGCCGACGAGGTCGTTGGTGCCCTGGCCCAGGGTGGTGAAGCCGTCGCCGCCGCCCGCGAGGAAGCTGTTGGTGGCGACGCGGTAGGTGGCCGCCGGGTCGACGGCAGCGCCGTTCAGCCTCACGGAGTCGACGACGATCCGGTCCGCGCCGGTCTTCGTCAGGTCCAGCGTGTAGGTGAGGCCGGCCGACGGCAGCAGGATCTTCGGCGAGGCCGCGTTGGTCCCGCTCACCTGCTCCTGGAGCACCTTGATCAGCTGGGCGCCGGTGAAGTCCTGGAGGTTCACGGTGTTGGAGAACGGCTGCACGGTGAAGCCCTCGGCATAGGTCACCACGCCGTCGCCCTCGGTGCCCTTGGCCGCGTAGGTCAGGCCCGCCCGCACCCCGCCGGGGTTCATCAGCGCGAGATCGGTCCCGGGGTCGAGCGACCTGCCGTACGCGAGCTGCGCGTCGGCGATCAGGTCACCCATCGGGGACTCGGTGCCGGTGCTCGGGACGTCGGCGGAGATGTAACCGACCGGGCGGTTGCCGATGGGCGCCGCGAGCGTGTTCCACTTGCCGATCAGCTCGGTCATGTCGGGCGCCTTGGCGACGGTCCGGGTGACCACGTGGTTCGCCGACTTCACGGCCGTACGGGCGATGTCGCCGGTGAAGCGGTCGTACGTCAGCGTCGTGTCCGTGTAGAGCCGGCCGAAGGAGGCCGCCGAGGTGACCATGCGCGGGTTGCCCGCCGGGTCGTCGATCGTGCACACGTAGGCCGCGTGGGTGTGGCCGGTGACCAGCGCGTCCACGGACGGCGAGATGTTCTTGGCGATGTCGACGATCGGTCCGGAGATGCCGTCGCCGGCGCCGGGCGCGTCACAGTCGTAGTTGTAGGAGGCGGAGGCCGGGGCTCCGCCCTCGTGGATGAGGGCCACGATCGACTTCACGCCCTGCTTCTGGAGCACGCGGGCGTACTTGTTGATCGTCTCGACCTCGTCCTTGAACTTCAGGCCCTTGACGCCCTCGGCGGAGACGACACCGGGGGTGTCCTCCAGGGTGACGCCGATGAAGCCGACCTTGACGTCCTTCTTCTTCCACACCCAGTAGGGCTTGAGGATCGGCTTGCCGGTCTTCTCGTCCAGGACGTTCGCGGCGAGATAGGGGAAGTCGGCGCCCTCGAACTCCTCGTCGGTGTAGCAGCCGGCGGTGGGGTGGCAGCCGCCGTTCTGGAGCCGGCCCAGTTCGCGGGCGCCCTCGTCGAACTCGTGGTTGCCGACACTCGTCACGTCGAGGTCGAGCTTGTTCAGCGCCTCGATGGTGGGCTCGTCGTGAAAGAGACCCGAGATGAGCGGGGACGCGCCGACCATGTCACCGCCGGCGGCGGTGACCGAGTAGGCGTTGCCCTTGCGGGCCTCGCGCAGATGGGTGGCGAGGTACTCGACACCGCCCGCGTCGATCGTCTTCGTCGTCCCGTCCGCCTGGAGCTCGGTGACCCGGCCGGAGGAGCCGGACGGCGGCTCCAGGTTGCCGTGCAGGTCGTTGAAGGACAGCAGCTGGACGTCCTGGTAGCGGCTCGGCAACGGCTTGCCGTGGTGGCTGTCGTGCGCGCCCGCGGGCAGCGCTGCGGCGAGGGCCCCGGCGGTGG
This genomic window contains:
- a CDS encoding Uma2 family endonuclease — translated: MTALAHERPKPMSEAQPESLNGPDLDEVLWQAWKAMELPEGYRAEIIEGAIEVSPTGRFTHAQIVNRLRDALVIFLKDSEHGAWNDTNVIHSRKAWIPDGFVAPRDAELIEDEEGLGIKASAVALVVEVVSPGTRNQDRDRVRKRREYARVGIPVYVLIDDYDGQGAVTLFTGPRPDKADWEDIHRVPYGTDVTIAEGPAKGFVIGEAITGPKRG
- a CDS encoding ABC transporter ATP-binding protein yields the protein MREVREAFRCFWPLTHGDRRWLAAIVVCVVVSALAETAAILLFAELTDTALKAGSLAAFWGPAGAWLAVAALGALVGYLGNSLATWTAERFVLRLRAKVFRHIQDLPPHFFQQHRHGDLVERLTGDVEAIEQMVVSGVVGTVAAVFSALFYSAAALYLRWDLALATFVLAPLFLFAARRFAGRIKEAAQDERVADGAITSVVAESLGNVVLTQAYNRRRDEERRLDREARAWMRASVRGARLSEMYEQFVEVVETLCVLAVIGVGVWEISADRMTLGQLLAFAAFIGYLYPPVRNLGQLGLTLTAATAGAQRLNEILDARPAVGDPAEPVPAWPVRGWIGLHGVHFRYPTAHRDSLTDVSFAAAPGELVIITGPSGAGKSTLSKLLTRFYDPSAGVITLDGVPLPHLGLEFLREQIALLPQETLILAGTIRENIATGRPGASDQEIEQAARAAAAHDFITALPEGYDTGIAPGTAALSGGQLKRITIARAMLRAAPVLVLDEPTAGLDSVAARQVVQPLRRLMSGRTTIMITHDLSLAPDADRILVVDDGRLVEAGTHTELAAHQGTYTRLLGPLPQDTMPLRRLSNDTISLRQ
- a CDS encoding bifunctional metallophosphatase/5'-nucleotidase — encoded protein: MPAKSQQQQRRRRTYRLVAAAAGLATAGALAAALPAGAHDSHHGKPLPSRYQDVQLLSFNDLHGNLEPPSGSSGRVTELQADGTTKTIDAGGVEYLATHLREARKGNAYSVTAAGGDMVGASPLISGLFHDEPTIEALNKLDLDVTSVGNHEFDEGARELGRLQNGGCHPTAGCYTDEEFEGADFPYLAANVLDEKTGKPILKPYWVWKKKDVKVGFIGVTLEDTPGVVSAEGVKGLKFKDEVETINKYARVLQKQGVKSIVALIHEGGAPASASYNYDCDAPGAGDGISGPIVDIAKNISPSVDALVTGHTHAAYVCTIDDPAGNPRMVTSAASFGRLYTDTTLTYDRFTGDIARTAVKSANHVVTRTVAKAPDMTELIGKWNTLAAPIGNRPVGYISADVPSTGTESPMGDLIADAQLAYGRSLDPGTDLALMNPGGVRAGLTYAAKGTEGDGVVTYAEGFTVQPFSNTVNLQDFTGAQLIKVLQEQVSGTNAASPKILLPSAGLTYTLDLTKTGADRIVVDSVRLNGAAVDPAATYRVATNSFLAGGGDGFTTLGQGTNDLVGGDDLAALVAYLTANSSASSPIAPPAANRITIVR